The nucleotide sequence GATCGGCATGAACCGCCAGATCGACCCAGACTTCCTGATCACGGATTTGTACAGGGAAAGCAGGGAGATCATCCGCCCAGGAATCAAATGTTCCGCCACTCATTAAATCAAAGCGAGCGTAGTGCCAATCACAGGTGAGAATACAATTGTTCACCGTTCCTTTATGAAGTGGAAAACCCATGTGGGGGCAACGGTTATCTACGGCATAGATAGTGTCATTCTCATCGATGAGTAACAGAGTGTGTCCGGCGATCGCCACTACCAATCGCCCTGTTCTCTGCACATCCTCTACAGAAGCAACACGAACAAAACCATTTGTCCCGGGATGCATTTGTATTCCCCCCGCTATCTATTCATTGGCTGCTTTCAGATTGCTCGCACTCCTCAGTTGCTCCGTGAGTTCTTGATCCGCCTGTTGATAAATAATTTTTTCTTTTTGAATAAAAACTGCTGCTAATGCCTCATAGGCTTCAGCCCAGGCCGCAATCACATCATCCGTTGCCGCCTCTTGCAAAACATCTTTCATTGCCTGCAACAACTTTTCGCCAATCAGGGGGTATTGCTCAGGCAGAATGCGCGTTGCGACGTGACGATGGGCAATATGGTCTACAGCGGCGGCCAGCTCATCCAGGCGATCAATATGAGTGGCATAGGCATAAACTGCTGCCGCCAGCTTGTGGGCTTGCCCGCCCCCATCAAGATGCTGCATCCAGGTGGTTTCAAAGCCCCGTTTGTAATCAGGTCGTTCTGCAAAGGCAATTTGATACATTCGCCGTGTAATCTCTTCACCTCTTTCTTTCAGTATCGGTGCCGTTGCTTTGACAATTTCAATTGTTTTTTGACTAACCATGGATTTAAAGTTCTCCTCTTTACTATCAGCTCGATTGGGAGATGAGGTTTAATTCATAGAATCTAGACTGCACTCAGGCATACCTTACTCACGGGGTAACCTACCCGATAACTCTATAAGTATGGTGATTCAGTATGGTTATAAGTATGGACATGACATTTGACTGACATTGCCCCGTAGAAAACCTCGATATCTTGCGTCTAAATCAGACATCATTCCCTCAAAATCGAAAGATTTTTTCTCCTCCCTTTTTAAGAGAGGATTATACCAACTAATTTTAGTAGGTACAACCAGGCTTTCACTCTGTACAGGACCAACTGTATGAGCGATGGGGATAGTAACTTTGGTTTTGGCTTTCAACTGCTCAACCTTTAAAGTGCCTATTTTCCAACTTTCAACATCTTTTACTAACTCTGAAAAGCTGGTCTTGAAAGTTAATGATCCATCTTGAGGGATGGGAGGGAAATCTTTAATTCGATAAGTAATCTCAACTTTTTCAGCGGGTGGTTTCTTGCTATCATCCGAAGGATTATAAGCAATCTCAAAGTACAGTATTTCACGGGTTCCCAACATGCCGAAGCCAGGCTCTTCAGGGAAAAAACCATAAACACATCTCATCAAATTCTCGTAGCTATCCCATCTTTGCATTCGTGTTTGCTTAAGAATTTGATTGGATACCTCATTTGACAATAATCTATTGGAATTATTCCTTGCTTGTTTTTTGCTGAGGAAGGTCACTGCTCCTTCATAATAGAAGTTATAGTCGATATCTATCCTTGCTCTGATCTCCTCTAAATTTGCATTAAGTTCTTTTTGTCTATTCTCTAATTCTTCAGTTTTTTCTTCAGCATTTCTACGTTTTGCATCGAGGTTGTAAGTTAGAAAACCCAGGAATACTGACAAGAGTGTAGTGCCTATACCTATCCATTTGACGTAATCTCTTTTGGGTGAAGAATTACTTTCTTTAGTTCCAGTATCCTGATCAACAACTGCTTTATTTTTATCCGTATCAACTTGCGGTTCTTCGCTCATTTCGTTATCTCTAAGAGAACTGGTTTACTGAGAATTTAAGAACACAATATGGTTCCTCCAGCGATCGCAACTCTGATTTTTAATTTCTACTGAATCATGGTGTACGACACCGCATCAACCAGTCAACTTAAATCCAATGGCACTGATATAAGGGATTAAGATCTCCAATTTCTTCGAGAAGTTGGAGATCTGAGCGAAAGCATTTGGCTTAATTCAGTGACATTCAACTTAAGTCGCATACTTTCTTGCACCGTTAGAACACAATCTTGCTATGACTAAAAATACATCCTCACCTACAGGCAATGGATATACTTGATCGCCCACTTAAAAGCCTTTGCTTTAACCATCCGTCTTCGTGTCCTCAGAACAGATGGTTGCGGATGGAATAATGACGCACCAAGAGGTGAGCTGCCATCGCTGTTGCCAGTGAATCAGCCCAAAACTTCCCTCCCACACCGGATAACGTCATTATACTCTGAATTTTTTGAGGACAAAAAATGTTTCGGATTTGTAACCTGAATCCAGGTATAGCAGTCCTAAATCAGTTGTGAGAGTGAGAGGCTTTGTGAGAAAGGATTCCTGGGGAATCCTTTCTCACAATCCAGATAGGATCGCTATATTACAGTTGTAGATAATCTTAAGCCTGCCAATGCCGTGG is from Leptothermofonsia sichuanensis E412 and encodes:
- a CDS encoding globin domain-containing protein, which gives rise to MVSQKTIEIVKATAPILKERGEEITRRMYQIAFAERPDYKRGFETTWMQHLDGGGQAHKLAAAVYAYATHIDRLDELAAAVDHIAHRHVATRILPEQYPLIGEKLLQAMKDVLQEAATDDVIAAWAEAYEALAAVFIQKEKIIYQQADQELTEQLRSASNLKAANE